The Synechocystis sp. PCC 7509 genome includes a window with the following:
- a CDS encoding Uma2 family endonuclease, with the protein MSVITQTPVSKLTISYPPLPEDFILPDDPVENTDQPLLAAALRQPLTAFPDLMQDALVVSNFALCAAIEGRIICKAPDFLYVRPVQPLTSSQIRRSYTPHTEGVIPQIVMEFLSATYGEEYSVEFTAGVGKWFFYEQVIQVPRYIIFRPDTGRLEVYAIESGRYQVQTEESGRYWIPGLELFLGVWEGSHESRTGYWLRWWNAQGELLLWSEERAEQERQRAEQERQRAERLVEQLRQLGVAPED; encoded by the coding sequence GTGTCTGTGATTACTCAAACCCCTGTCTCAAAACTAACCATTTCCTATCCTCCCTTGCCGGAAGATTTTATTCTTCCAGATGACCCAGTGGAAAATACAGACCAGCCTCTATTAGCGGCGGCTTTACGCCAACCTTTGACAGCGTTTCCCGATCTAATGCAGGATGCTCTAGTAGTTTCTAACTTTGCTTTGTGTGCCGCAATTGAGGGGCGAATTATCTGCAAAGCACCAGACTTTCTGTATGTGCGCCCAGTACAGCCATTAACTTCGTCTCAAATCCGGCGCAGCTACACTCCCCACACTGAAGGGGTAATTCCTCAAATAGTGATGGAGTTTCTTTCAGCTACCTATGGCGAAGAATACTCCGTTGAGTTTACAGCAGGTGTAGGTAAGTGGTTTTTTTACGAGCAAGTCATTCAAGTACCGCGCTACATAATTTTTCGACCGGATACCGGGCGACTTGAAGTTTATGCAATAGAATCTGGACGCTATCAAGTTCAAACAGAAGAATCAGGGCGTTACTGGATACCTGGATTAGAGCTATTTTTGGGAGTCTGGGAAGGAAGCCACGAAAGCAGAACGGGCTATTGGCTGCGATGGTGGAATGCTCAAGGGGAGCTACTATTGTGGTCGGAAGAACGGGCAGAACAAGAGCGCCAACGGGCAGAACAAGAGCGCCAACGGGCAGAAAGATTAGTAGAACAGTTACGTCAGTTGGGAGTAGCTCCAGAGGATTGA
- a CDS encoding DUF433 domain-containing protein — MTLKELEAQLLSLNLIQKAEAIQILTQTLSNKLLGITKTPEVCGGDACIVNTRLPVWLFVSLRRQGANDAEILKFYPHLSAADLVNVWAYADAHLEEIEIALQQQDRAMEYQA, encoded by the coding sequence ATGACACTGAAAGAATTAGAGGCGCAACTGCTTTCATTGAACCTAATTCAGAAAGCTGAAGCTATACAAATACTTACTCAAACTTTAAGCAACAAATTATTAGGGATTACAAAAACTCCCGAAGTGTGTGGTGGTGATGCCTGTATTGTTAATACTCGCCTTCCAGTGTGGCTGTTTGTTAGTTTGCGTCGTCAAGGTGCAAATGATGCTGAAATTCTCAAATTTTATCCTCATCTTAGTGCCGCAGACTTAGTGAATGTTTGGGCTTATGCCGATGCACACTTAGAGGAAATTGAAATAGCACTCCAACAGCAAGATCGAGCAATGGAATATCAAGCATAA
- a CDS encoding DUF5615 family PIN-like protein, with the protein MARLYADEQFPLPAVELLRTLGHDLLTVQEAGNAGFSDPEVLAFAISTERAVLTQNRRDFIRLHIQQPDHAGIIVCTDDRNLDGLAKRIHEAISTIEILRGKLIRVNRPLK; encoded by the coding sequence ATGGCAAGGCTCTACGCCGACGAACAATTTCCCCTACCAGCAGTAGAATTACTACGCACTTTAGGTCACGATCTTCTGACTGTTCAAGAAGCAGGAAATGCTGGATTTTCCGATCCAGAAGTCTTAGCCTTTGCTATAAGCACAGAACGAGCAGTTCTGACCCAAAATCGCCGTGATTTCATCAGATTACACATTCAACAACCAGACCATGCTGGCATAATAGTTTGCACAGATGACCGGAATTTAGATGGATTGGCGAAACGCATTCATGAGGCTATTTCTACTATTGAAATATTGAGAGGCAAATTAATTAGAGTTAACCGACCGCTAAAATAA